A window of Chromohalobacter canadensis genomic DNA:
GTTGGCTACGCGCGCGACGCGACTCCTTCAGGCCTTTTTCGCTGCCCGGCGCGAGTGAGTTAGAGCACCGGGGGGACGGTGTCGAAAGGCGTTCCCTGAAGCATCGGATCCTCGCGTTCGCCGAGCTGGTGGAATTGGCGCCGACTGCGATCCACGTAGTTGAGAATTTCGTAATAGCGACGAATGTTGCGCACGTAAATCACCGGTTCGCCGCCACGCGCGTAACCATGATGGACCTTGCTGTACCACTGGCGCTTTTGCAGCAGGGGCAATGCCTTGCGTACGTCTGCCCAGTTGTAAGGGTCGCCGCCCTGCATTTCGGCGATCTTCTGAGCATCGTAAAGGTGCCCCAGGCCGACGTTGTAGGCGGCAAGCGCCATCCAGGTACGGTCCGGCTCGGTGATCTCTTCCTGCAGGCGACCCTTCACATGGCCAAGATAGATGGCGCCGCCCTCGATGCTCTGTTCGGGGTCGAGTCGGTTGCTCACCCCGACCTCGGCGGCGGTGGCGTTGGTCAGCATCATCAGGCCGCGCACGCCGGTCGGTGAGGTTGCACGCGGCTTCCAGTGCGATTCCTGGTAGCCCAGTGCAGCCAACAGTTTCCAGTCGAAGCCGGAATCGCGCGCCGCTTGCTTGAAAGCGTCTTCATAGCGCGGCAGGCGGTTTTGGGCATGACGGATGAAAAGGCTCGCCCCCACATATTCGAGATAGTTGTCATGACCGAAGTAGCGAGCGATCAAATCTGCCAGCTCGCCGTGTTCTCTCAGACGTGCGATAAACTGATTGGCGGCTTGCAGGAGCGCCACGCCGCTGTTTTTGGGGAGTGCCCACACCAAGCTTTGCGTGTCGCCCAGAGGAAAGCCGCTCTCGACATCGGGAAAGAACAGCCGATTGAGCTTGAACTGATGGGCATAGACGACGGCGGCATCGAGCTCGCCGTTTTCGACCATTTCGATGAGGTCGGTGACTTCCAGTTCGTCGGTTTCTTGCCACGTCAACTCGGGAAGGGACTCTTGTAGGTCGCGTAGCGCGTGGCCGGTTCCCGAGCCGCGCAGCGCGGCGATATCCAGCCCCAGGAGGTCTTCCGGAGCCTTGGGAGGGGCAATGCCATGGCGATAGATGACCATGGGCTGCATCGACATGATCGGGCGGGTGTAATTCACTCCGGGTTCGGCAGGGTCGAGCGCCAGGGTGGCGGCGCCGACGTCGGCACGGCCATCGCGCACGGCACTGAGTACCTCGCCGATGCTGCCTTGGTTATCGATCGACAGGCTGACGTCCAGTTCCTCGGCGAATTGCCGTACCAGCTCGTATTCGAACCCCGTCGGGCCGTGGCGACCTTCGTAATAGGTCGACGGCGTATTGCGAGTGAATACCTGGATAAAATCACGCGAGAGAACCTCCGACAACGCGGCGTCCCGAATTGGAAGCGTGCGGCCGTCGGGAATCAGTAGCGCCAGCAGGGCGACGAGTGCGGTCGCGGCTGGACGCATGTAGCGCAAGAGAGCATCGAGCATGCCAGTTCTAGTCAGCGATGAGAGGGGCCACCTTAGCGGGCGTTGTGTCTTGTGTCACCTGGCAGGGATTCCACGCAATGGGTGAGGGCGTGAAGGCGTCTTCGCCCGTCGGAGCCTTTTCCAGTATCATGATCGCTCATTGGCCGCCGCCCGCGGCATCGTCTACTTGCTGTCCCAGAGGCCTATTCGACATGCTCGAACTGCGAGGAGCGCCCGCCCTTTCCGCCTTCCGTCATGCCAAACTGCTAGCCGCGCTGCGTGATGCCGTGCCCGAGGTCGAGGCGCTGCATGCCGATTACGTTCATTTCGTCGACCACCAGGATACGCTCGATGACGCGGCGCAAGAGGTGCTGGCGCAGTTGCTGAGCTACGGTCCCGTCCGTGATGGTGAAGATGCTGAGCACGAAGGGCACCTGTTGTTGGTCGTGCCGCGCCTGGGCACGCTATCGCCGTGGTCATCGAAGGCCACCGATATCGCCCACAACTGCGGTTTGACGCAGATTCGCCGGATTGAGCGCGGCATCGCCTACCGTGTGACGCTCAAAGGCTCGCTCGACGAGGCGGCCTTCGCGAGTTTGGTAGTGGCGCTTCATGACCCGATGACGGAAACGGTGCTGGCCAATGCGAGCGACGCGGTCAAGCTCTTCGAGCGCCATGAGCCTGCGCCGCTGGGGCGTGTCGACGTGCTCGGCGGTGGGCGTGCTGCGCTGGCCGAGGCCAATGATGCACTGGGGCTGGCGTTGGCCGACGATGAGATCGACTACCTGCTCGATGCCTTCCAGGGACTCGATCGCAATCCCACCGATGTCGAACTGATGATGTTCGCGCAGGCCAATTCCGAGCACTGCCGGCATAAGATCTTCAATGCCGATTGGCATGTCGACGGCGAGGCGCAGCCGCATTCGCTGTTCAAGATGATCAAGAACACCTATGAATGTTCCAGCGACGGTATCCTTTCCGCTTATAGCGATAACGCCGCCGTGATTCGTGGCACCGAAGCTGGACGCTTCTTCGCCGCGCCTTGGCTACCGGGCCGCGAGCAGGAAGCGCGCTACGCGGCGACACAGGAGCCAATTCACATCTTGATGAAGGTGGAAACCCACAACCACCCGACGGCTATAGCGCCGCACCCCGGCGCAGCGACCGGCGCCGGCGGCGAGATTCGTGACGAAGGCGCCACGGGCGTTGGCGGCAAGCCCAAGGCCGGGCTGACCGGGTTTGCGGTCTCCAATCTGCGTATTCCCGAGTTCGTGCAGCCCTGGGAAGCCTTCGATTACGGCAAGCCTGCACGCATTCAGTCGGCGCTGGACATCATGCTGAAAGCGCCCATCGGTGGTGCGTCGTTCAACAACGAGTTCGGCCGCCCCAACCTGACCGGCTTTTTCCGCACCTTCGAGCAGGACGCAGAGGGTGCCGGCGGCATCGAACGGCGTGGCTACCACAAGCCGGTAATGCTGGCCGGCGGCTACGGCAATATTCGCGAGGGCCATGTCGCCAAGGGCGAAATTCCGGTCGGCGCCAAGCTGATCGTGATGGGCGGCCCGGCGATGCTGATCGGCCTTGGCGGTGGCGCGGCGTCGAGCATGGCCTCGGGTGCCTCTAGTGAGGATCTCGACTTCGCCTCCGTGCAGCGTGACAACCCGGAAATGGAACGCCGTGCCCAGGAGGTCATCGACCGCTGCTGGGCGCTGGGCGATGATAACCCCCTCTGCTTCATCCACGACGTGGGTGCTGGAGGGCTTTCCAACGCCTTGCCGGAACTGGTCAAGGATGGTGGTCGCGGCGGACGTTTCGAGTTGCGTGACGTGCCCAATGCCGAGCCCGGCATGAGCCCGTTGGCCATCTGGTGCAGCGAGGCCCAGGAGCGCTATGTGCTGGCGGTGGCACCGGACGATCTCGAGGCGTTCGATGCGCTGTGTGCGCGTGAACGCTGCCTTTACGCTGTGGTCGGCGAAGCCACCGAGGCACACCATTTGGACATCCGTGACGGGCATTTCGACACCCGCCCCGTCGACCTCCCGATGAGCGTGCTGTTCGGCAAACCGCCCAAGATGACGCGTTCCTTCGAGCGCCGTTCATCGGTCATGCCGGGACTGGGACTCGACAATCTCGACCTGCGCGAGGCGCTGGATCGTGTGCTACGCCTGCCGACGGTGGCGTCCAAGAGCTTCTTGATCACCATTGGCGATCGCTCGATCACGGGGATGGTGGCTCGCGATCAAATGGTTGGCCCCTGGCAGGTGCCGGTGGCCGACTGCGCGGTGACCACGGCGAGTTTCGATACGCATGCGGGTGAGGCCATGGCGCTCGGCGAGCGACCGCCGGTAGCACTGATCGATCCGGCGGCCAGTGCGCGCTTGGCGGTGGCCGAGGCGATCACCAACCTGGCAGCGGCACCGATCGCCAAGCTTTCCGACGTCAAGCTCTCCGCCAACTGGATGAGTGCTGCCGAGCACGTCGGCGAGAATCAGGCCTTGTTCGATGCCGTGCACGCGGTGGGCATGGAACTCTGCCCGGCGCTCGGCATCGCCATTCCGGTGGGCAAGGACTCGATGTCCATGCGTACCGCGTGGCAATCCGATGACGAGGAGAAAAGCGTCACCGCGCCGCTGACGCTCGATATCACCGGTTTCGCCCCGGTCACCGATGCCATGCGCACCCTGACCCCGCAGTTGCGACTGGATCAGGACGAAAGCGACCTGATCCTGATCGACCTGGGGCGCGGTCAGAATCGTCTCGGTGGGTCGGCATTGGCACAGGTGTATGGGCAGGTCGGTGATGTGTGTCCCGATCTCGAGGATGCCGAGGACCTTAAAGCCTTCTTCGCCGTCATTCAGGGTCTCAACGCCGACGGCAAGCTGCTCGCTTACCACGACCGCAGCGACGGCGGCTTGCTGGTGACGTTGCTGGAAATGGCCTTCGCGGCGCGCGGCGGGTTGGAGATCAAGCTCGACTGGCTGATCGACGACGCTTATGAAGCCTTCGATGCCCTGTTCGCCGAGGAGTTGGGGGCGGTGATTCAGGTCAATCGCCGCGATACCGAGTTCGTGCTCGCCCAGCTCGCGGCCGCAGGACTCGAAACCAGCGGTGTAGTCGCCCGGCCTCGCTATGACGATCAGGTGCGCGTCACGCTCTTCGAAGAGCCGCTTCTCGAAACCACGCGGGCCATCGCGCAGCGTACCTGGACCGAGACCAGCTACCGCATGCAGGCGCTGCGCGACAATCCGCAATGCGCCAAATCCGAATTCGATGCCTTGCTCGATCTTCGTGATCCGGGTCTTTCGGCGCACCCGAGCTTCGATGTCGACGACGACATCGCCGCGCCCTATGTCGGACGCGGCGAGAAACCCCGTGTGGCGGTGCTGCGCGAACAGGGCGTCAACGGGCATGTCGAGATGGCGGCGGCCTTCGATCATGCCGGCTTCGCGGCCATCGACGTGCACATGAGCGATATCCTCGAAGGGCGCGTCGACCTGGCGACCATGAAGGGACTGGTCGCCTGTGGCGGCTTCTCGTACGGTGACGTGCTCGGCGCTGGCGGTGGCTGGGCCAAGTCGATCCTGTTCAATGGCCGCGCCCGCGATGCCTTCGAAGGCTTCTTCCAGCGTGATGACAGCTTCTCGCTGGGCGTGTGCAACGGCTGCCAGATGCTTTCGCAGCTCAAATCGTTGATTCCCGGTGCCGAGGACTGGCCGCGTTTCGTGCGCAACGAGTCCGAGCAGTTCGAGGCGCGCGTGAGCATGGTTCAGGTCGAGAAGAGTCCCTCGATCCTGCTGGCTGGCATGGAAGGCTCGCGCCTGCCGATCGCCGTGGCGCACGGTGAAGGGCGCACTGAGTTCCGCGATAGTGGCCATTTACGCAGCATGCAGACCAGCGACCAGATCGCCATGCGCTACGTGGACAACTACGGCCAGGTAACGACACGCTATCCTGCCAACCCCAATGGCTCCTCTTCGGGGATCACGGGACTGACCACACCGGATGGACGCGTGACGATCATGATGCCGCACCCCGAGCGCGTGGCCCGTGCGGTCACCAACTCCTGGCGTCCCGCTGAGTGGCAGGAAGACGGCGCCTGGATGCGCCTTTTCCGCAACGCACGTGCCTGGCTGGGCTAAAAGAACAGGCAGGACCGCGGCCAAGGATACTCCTCAGGGCCGCGGTCGCTCGCTGAGCGAGCGCGAGCGTTATTCGGGGCGTGTGGCCGTGTAGAAGAAGCGCACTTTCGGCTCGTCGGCGAGCAGTGGTTCGCTACCTTCCTTGAACGGCGCGTAGTGGGGCATCTGCATATGGTGCTCGAAGGCGGCGCGGTCGCGATAGACCTCGTGCAGCACGACGAGGTTGTCGCTGCCTTCCGGCGTCAGCACGTCGAATGCTAGACAACCTTCTTCATTGGCCAGGGATTCGTTGGCGTCATTGTGCGCCAGGGCGAGAAACGCAGGTACTTGGCCTTCCTTGAGATGGAACTCGGCGAGTACGACGAAATGCGATGTGGTCGAGGACATGTGGTCTCCGCTGGAAAAGAAAATGATGAATGCCTTGTCGGCACGGGGTCAGGCGTCTCGCGATGCGCTGGTCGACGTCTCGAGATGTGCTTCCAACTCGTCGAGGGCATGGCGATAGTTCGCGACGAGTCGGTCGTAGCGCCCGAAGTCATGGCCGCAATCTTCACAAAAGACGTGGTACTGGCCCTCGCGACCGGGAGGGAAGCGCTTGGCACGGCTACCGCAATCGGGACAGTCGGGGCTGGTGGGTGCTTGCATGAGACCTCCTGAGAGTCGATGTTGCTGCGATTCGATAACACCATGACATCGCGTTGTACTCATGAAATCGGGGCGCCCGGTGGCAAGATCAAGGCGTAGGCTGCCACCGTGGCCTTGTCGGCGATGCTAACATTCGCCTTTTGTCCCGTGGATGTCCCGCATGAGCGCGCCCTCGCTTCGTCCCTACCAGCATCAGGCCGTCGATAACGTCATCGCACATTTTCAGCGCGGCGATGATCCCGCTGTGGTGGTGCTGCCGACCGGTAGTGGCAAGTCGCTCGTTATCGCCGAATTGGCGCGACTGGCACGCGGCCGGGTATTGGTGCTGGCACACGTTCGGGAACTGGTCGAGCAGAACCACGCCAAGTACCGCGCCTATGGCCTGGAGGCAGATCTGTTCAGTGCCGGGCTGGGGCGCAAGGAGAGCGAGCGCCAGGTGGTCTTCGGCTCGGTGCAGTCTGTGGTCAGGAGCCTGGAACGTTTCGAGGCCCACGAAGCGTGGGGGGCGTTCACCCTGCTGATCATCGATGAGTGCCACCGCATTCCGCCGGGGGCGTCGGCGGGCAAGGTCCGGGATGACAAGGGTGCGTCGAGCTATCATCAGGTGATCGCGCATCTGCGGCGCCACAATCCGCGCCTCAAGGTGCTGGGCCTGACTGCGACGCCGTATCGTCTGGGCCAAGGCTTCATCTATCACCGTCATCACCACGGCATGGTACGCGGTGACGCGGACTGCTTCTTTCAGGATTGCGTGTTCGAGCAGCCACTGCGGCTGATGGTCAACCAAGGCTATCTGGCGGCGCCAAAGCGTGTGGATGCCGCGCTGTATGCCGAGGATGGCGAGCAGACCCGGTATGACTTCTCGCGGCTGTCGCCCGGTCGTGGCGGTGGCTTCGAGGAGGCGGAGCTGAACCGCGTCGTGCAGGGAAATCGGGCGACGCCGGGCATCATCGCCGAGGTTGTCGAGCAGGCGCGCGAGCGACGCGGCGTGATGATCTTCGCGGCCACGGTGGCGCACGCGCGGGAAATCATGGGCTATTTGCCGGCGGTGCAGGCGGCACTGATCGTGGGCGCGACGCCAGGGCAGGAGCGCGAGGCGCTGATCGAGGACTTCAAGGCGCAGCGGCTGAAGTATCTCGTCAACGTGGCGGTTCTCACCACCGGCTTCGATGCGCCGCACGTGGATCTGATCGCGATCCTGCGGCCCACGGAGTCCGTCAGTCTGTATCAACAGATCGTCGGGCGCGGTTTGCGCCTGGCGCCGGGCAAGGAGGATTGCCTGATCCTCGATTACGCGGGTAATCCCTGGGACTTGTATGCGCCGGAGGTCGGCGAGCCCCGGCCCGATTCCGACGCCGAGCCGGTGCAGGTCGAATGCCCGGTATGCGAGCATGCCAATCTGTTCTGGGGCAAGCGCGATGGCGAACTGGTCATCGAGCATTACGGCCGTCGCTGCCAAGGCCTGCTGGAAGACACGGATGGCCAGCGCCGGCAGTGCGACTTTCGCTTTCGTTTCAAGGTCTGCGATCAGTGCGGTGCAGAAAACGACATCGCCGCGCGCGCCTGCCATCAATGCGGCGAGCGCATGGTCGATCCCGACGACAAACTCAAGGCCGCGCTGCGCCTCAAGGAAGCCAAAGTGCTGCGCGTCTCGGGAATGCAGTTACAGGCGGTCACCAACGGCCGCGGGCTGCCCCGCCTGAAGGTGACCTACCATGACGAGGACGGCGCCACGCTCGACGAATGGTTTGCGCTGGAAACTGCCGCTCAGCGTCGCGCCTTCACCCTGGCCTTTCTGCGCCATCACCTGCGCGCACCGGGGATCGACTGGCAGCCACGCTCGGCGGAAGACGTCATCGCCGGAGAGCAGCGGCTCAAGGCCCCGGATTTCGTCGTGGGACGCAAGGTCGGTCGTTACTGGCAGATCCGCGATAAGCTTTTCGACTACGCGGGGCGCTACCGCAAGGCCGATGAAGCGGGCTAAGGGGCGAAAACTGACGATTCAAAGCGAACTTGTCTGTACGCGCTGTAGAGTATCTTGACGGCTTCCTGGATCTGGCTGTTGTCGAGAGCGCCATACCCGAGCCGGAATGCACGCGGTGGCATGACATCCACGGTGAAATATTCTCCTGGAGTCACGGATAATCCTTGCCGCTCAGCTTCATGTGCCAAGCTACGTATGTCGACGCCGCAGGGAAGACGGAGCCAAATGGCCAGGCCACCCGTAGGAAGATTGAAGTCTATTGCTTCGCCGAATGCAGCATGAAGTGTATCGGCCATTATATCTCTGCGGGCACGATACAGCTGGCGACCCTTTCTCGTATGGCGTGCCAGCTCGCCGTTCGTCATCAGCTCGGCAATCGCCATTTCCAGGGGGAGGTCACCCTGACGGTCAATGACCGACCTCACTTCCAGCATGGGGTCTAGCAGGTTGGGTGGTGCATGGACGTATCCAACTCTGATTCCCGGGCTGAGTAATTTGGAAAGAGACCCTATATAAATGACTTGCTCGTTCTCGTTGGCCATGGAGGCTATTGGGTGAACGGGGCGTCCTTCAAAATGATACTCGTGATCGTAGTCATCCTCTATCAAAACAAGGCCGTATCGCCGGGCTAGCTCTAAAAGCCTAAGGCGTCTGGCAGCCCCCAAGGTCACTGTGGTGGGATATTGATGGTGGGGCGTGATATAGACCGCGCGTATTTCAGGATTAGCTTTCAAAGCGTTCTCCAACGACTCAACGCAGATCCCCTTGTCGTCAACAGGTATACCTATAACGCGTGCACCTGTGGCGAGAAAAGCTTCCCGGGCCTGCGGATAGCCAGGGTCTTCCATCGCAATGGCGTTGTCCTGCGACAGAAGTGTTCTAGCCGATAAATAAAGGGCCATCTGACTACCGCGGGTCACCAGGAGGTGCTCCGCGGCGTAATGCTTACCTCGATGTGAAGTCAAGTAATCGGACAATGCTTGGCGCAAGGCTGCATTACCCATCCCGTCTTGGTAATCCGAACGCTGTTGGAAGTCAGGGCGTAGCAGGGCGCGTCGGAATGCGCGTGCCAACGCCTTCGACGGCACCAACCGTGTATCGGGAGCCCCATCATTGAATGAGAGAGAAGGCGTCGGTGAGGAGACAGAACCCCTCTGCGTGGCCCGTACTGAATGAGATGGTTCAGGTGGCTCGCTGCTCTGCGGCAGATCCCGAGAGATGTAAGTTCCACTAGCGGGGAGGGTCTCGGCCCAACCTTGGGCTATCAACTCCTGATAAGCAGCGTCGACGGTATTGCGGTTGACTGCTAGTTGACGTGCTAGCGTCCGTGTCCCGGGAAGTCGTGTTTCCGGTGGAAGGCGTCCACTCCGGATATCGCGGATAATCGCCTTGGCAATGACTAGGAAAAGCGGCGCTTGGCTATTGCCGTCTAAGTCTAACGAAAAGGTGATAGTCGACATATGACCTTGGCATCTGGCCTAGTTAAAATTTAAAAACTGGCACTTATCATCAGGCCAGAGGCCTCCCAGACTCAATGCAAATTCGCAATGGATCGCTTCCATGTCTCGCACTGCACTCATACTGCGCCATGTTTCATTCGAGGATCTTGGGCACTGGAAAAGCGTCTTGGAATCTGCCGATTATATCTTGGAATACATAGATAACGGCGTTGAAGAGCTTGATAGTCGCGACCCCTTGGCTCCGGACTTGGTGATAGTGCTGGGCGGCCCAATCAGCGTTAACGATAAGCTGGACTATCCTTTTCTGAGCGACACGCAACGATTTTTGAGTAAGCGTCTGGAGCTTGGTATGCCCACGCTTGGAATCTGCCTAGGAGCGCAGATGATGGCTCAAGCCTTAGGTGGAGAAGTCGTGTCTCAGCCACGAGTAGAAATTGGCTTCAAGGCGCTTTCACTCTCGTCTTCCGGGCGCTTGGGGCCCTTGCGACATCTAGAAGGGGTGCCAGTACTCCATTGGCATGGTGAGCGCTTTACGTTGCCTGAGGGAGCAACGGCTCTGGCTTCGACAGACGTTTGCCCGGTCCAGGGATTTAGCTTTGGCAATACGCTGATGGGCTTACAGTTTCATCCAGAAGTGGGGAGTGGTGGCTTTGAGCGGTGGTTGATCGGGCATACGCTGGAGTTGGCAAAGGCGGATATATCGCCTGAAAATTTGCGTCAGCAAGCCTTGCTAAATGGCCCGCTTCTCAAAAAGGCGGGGCAAAAACTGCTTCGAGATTGGCTAGCAGGTTTCGCTTCATGACTCAGGTAACTGTTCTGGCAGGTCGCACTGTGCCCTTGGTCGGCAGCGACAAAACCAGTGCCATTGCCAAGACGCCCATTACAGATTCCTGCTACTTGGGTTGGGAAGGGTTCGAGGTTGATGAGCAAGCTGATCGTCGCCTTCATGGCGGCGTCGAGAAAGCGGTTCATCATTATCCATTTGAACACTACGCTACTTGGCAACACGAACTCGGTAACCTATCTGTGTTGCGCTCAGCGGGAGCTTTCGGTGAGAACCTGTCAACAGTGGGTTTAATGGAACATACAGTCGCTGTTGGCGATATTTTTCGTCTTGGTGAGGCGACTCTGCAAGTTTCACAGGGGCGGCAACCCTGTTGGAAGCTGAATTTACGCTTCGGCGTCTCGGATATGGCGTTGCGACTGCAGAACTCCGGTCGTACGGGGTGGTACTACAGAGTGCTCGAGCCCGGGGTGGTAGGGTGCGGTGATACGCTGATCAAGTTGGATAGCCCAAGCCCAGGATGGACGTTGTACCGTATCTGGCATTCACTTTATGTCGATACTCTTAATTTTGACGTCTTGAGTGTCATTGCCGGCCTCGACGGCTTATCCGACTCGTGGCGCAAGATCGCGTCGAAAAGGCTGCAAACGCGCCAAGTCGAAAACTGGAATCCCCGTCTCTATAGTCGGTAGTCAGCTATGCTTAGCTCCATGGTGTGGAATCTATCCCCCTTATGCCTCTTTGCTAATTTTGCCCCCCGGGCATCGTGGGTAGGAGCGGCCATGCCACTGGCAGATCCGCGATAAGCTTTTCGACTACGCGGGGCGCTACCGCAAGGCCGATGGCGCGACAGGCAAGGACTAGTTGATGATGCGCTAATCACGCTAACGGTTTATGATGGAACAGCGAAATTCACTTTGATGGAGAGACGAAAATGGCTTGGATGACCCCGGAAGTGAAGGAAATCTGCATCGCACTGGAAATCAACGATTACATGCCCGCCGAATTCTGAGGCGGCGTTGTATATTCATGTACTTGTCGGGTCCCGTGTGATTGACTACCCGCTTGGTAAATAACTCAGGACGCTTGGTCTGCCATTCCTTCATCATCGCAATCGGTGATTGATGGTGCAGCGCCTTCTGCGGGATGTGGTGATTGTACAGCCAGGTGTAGCGTTTGAGCGTCTGCTCCAGGTCCTCGCCTGAGGTATAGCGCCGAGTCGCCAGCACATCGCTGATACGGCCGTTGAAGCGCTCCACCATGCCGTTTGTCTGCGGTCTTCCCGGCTTGATCAGACGGTGCTCGATACCAAGGGCCTGGCACTCTTGGTCAAACGGGTGATTCCCGCTGGGCTTGCGCTCCCCCGCCCGCGTGAAGCGATCGGTGAATGACTTGCCGTTGTCGGTCAGTACCGTCTGGACCTGGAAGGGAGCCTTCTCCTCCACCCGCTTCATGAACGCCCGCGCATCCTTCGCGGACTGGCTGCGTCTCACCTCCAGATGGACCCAGCGCGTGGCGCGATCGATGGCGACGTACAGGTAGCGTTTTTGCTCCTCATCGGGCATCCGGGGCAGGTGCTTGATGTCGATGTGCACGTAGCCCGGCTCATAATCTTTGAAGGGCTTGTGCCGGGGTTTCTCATCGTCGCCCGCGTCCCGTCTAGACAGCTCTGCCAGTGTCGGCACCTCGCGCCGCTTGAGCATGCGATGCAGACCAGAACGCGACAAGCCAGGATTGAGGAACTCACGCGCCACGACGAGCAGATCATCCAGGCCGAGGCGCAGGAATTCGCGCGCCGCGATCAGCACCTCTTCCTGTTCGGAAGTGAGCGTGGCCAGCAGGTTGTGACGCGTGTGCGGTCGGTCCTGGACATCGTCACGGTACCGCCAGCGCCGGATGGTCGAGACGGCGACGCCGTACTGGCGTGCTAGCTCGCTGTCGCTGATGCTGGAAGGCGCTGCCTGGATCTCGGCCCGGATCTTCGGAGTGGTGGTCGCCTGTTTATGTAGCTTGATGTCCATATCCTTGCTCCCGGATGAACTGGTGAAGAAGCTCCTTGGCGGCCAGCAAAGGATAACTTCTATAGCTCATCTGATCATCCGGGACCCTACATGTACTCGGGGCGGCCGCCGGTGGCGGCCTCCCTCAGTGGAACTGTCGTTGCGATGTATGCCGGCTGGCGTGGGCGGGCGACCCGCGCGTCACGCCGCGAACCCAATCTTCTCTGGCCGTGAGCGCCGATGGCCGCTCGTGGGCCTTGATCAATTGCGCCCCCGAGGTGCTGACCCAGATACGCCGGACCCCTGCGCTGTTTCCGCGGCAGGGGCAGCGTGACACTCCGATAGCCTCGATCTTGCTGACCAACGGCGACGTCGACCATGTCGGCGGTCTGCTGAGTCTGCGTGAAAGTTCGCCCTATCGCCTTTATGCCACGTCGGAAATTCATGCCGCGTTGCGCGACAGCCCGGTCTTCAACGTCCTCAATCCCGACTATGTCGAACGCGTCGGCGTTGATCTGGAGCAGACCCTGACGTTAACCGATGGGCTCGAAGCGCGGATATTCGCGGTGCCCGGCAAGGCAGCGCTGTACCTGGAGGGCGAGGACCCCGACATCGGCAGCGAAGGCGAGGCCACCGTGGGCGTGGAGTTTCGCGTCGGCGCGCGACGTGCCTATTACATCCCCGGTTGCGCGGCGCTGACCGAGCGTTTGGCGGCGCGTCTCGAGGGCGCCGACCTGGTGCTGTTCGATGGCACACTATGGCGTGATGACGAGATGATCCGCGCCAGCGTTGGCCACAAGACGGGGAGCCGCATGGGGCACATGTCGATGGCCGGCGAGTCGGGCAGTATGGCGGCGATGTCGTCTCTGAACATCGGGCGGCGTGTCTTCATCCATATCAACAACACCAATCCGGTGTTGATCGACGATTCCCCGGAGCGCCGGGAAGCCACGCGTCACGGTTGGGAAATCGCCCACGACGGCATGGAACTGGAATGCTGATGAGTGATATTGAAACCCCGATCCGCGAGGCGTTGAGCGCGGACGACCTGGAAGCACGTTTACGGGCGATAGGCGAGCAGCGTTACCATCACCGTCACCCTTTTCAGCTCATGCTGCAAAACGGTGAGTTGAATCGCCGTCAGGTGCAGGCATGGGCCCTCAACCGCTATTACTAT
This region includes:
- a CDS encoding DEAD/DEAH box helicase, which translates into the protein MSRMSAPSLRPYQHQAVDNVIAHFQRGDDPAVVVLPTGSGKSLVIAELARLARGRVLVLAHVRELVEQNHAKYRAYGLEADLFSAGLGRKESERQVVFGSVQSVVRSLERFEAHEAWGAFTLLIIDECHRIPPGASAGKVRDDKGASSYHQVIAHLRRHNPRLKVLGLTATPYRLGQGFIYHRHHHGMVRGDADCFFQDCVFEQPLRLMVNQGYLAAPKRVDAALYAEDGEQTRYDFSRLSPGRGGGFEEAELNRVVQGNRATPGIIAEVVEQARERRGVMIFAATVAHAREIMGYLPAVQAALIVGATPGQEREALIEDFKAQRLKYLVNVAVLTTGFDAPHVDLIAILRPTESVSLYQQIVGRGLRLAPGKEDCLILDYAGNPWDLYAPEVGEPRPDSDAEPVQVECPVCEHANLFWGKRDGELVIEHYGRRCQGLLEDTDGQRRQCDFRFRFKVCDQCGAENDIAARACHQCGERMVDPDDKLKAALRLKEAKVLRVSGMQLQAVTNGRGLPRLKVTYHDEDGATLDEWFALETAAQRRAFTLAFLRHHLRAPGIDWQPRSAEDVIAGEQRLKAPDFVVGRKVGRYWQIRDKLFDYAGRYRKADEAG
- the pdxR gene encoding MocR-like pyridoxine biosynthesis transcription factor PdxR, whose protein sequence is MSTITFSLDLDGNSQAPLFLVIAKAIIRDIRSGRLPPETRLPGTRTLARQLAVNRNTVDAAYQELIAQGWAETLPASGTYISRDLPQSSEPPEPSHSVRATQRGSVSSPTPSLSFNDGAPDTRLVPSKALARAFRRALLRPDFQQRSDYQDGMGNAALRQALSDYLTSHRGKHYAAEHLLVTRGSQMALYLSARTLLSQDNAIAMEDPGYPQAREAFLATGARVIGIPVDDKGICVESLENALKANPEIRAVYITPHHQYPTTVTLGAARRLRLLELARRYGLVLIEDDYDHEYHFEGRPVHPIASMANENEQVIYIGSLSKLLSPGIRVGYVHAPPNLLDPMLEVRSVIDRQGDLPLEMAIAELMTNGELARHTRKGRQLYRARRDIMADTLHAAFGEAIDFNLPTGGLAIWLRLPCGVDIRSLAHEAERQGLSVTPGEYFTVDVMPPRAFRLGYGALDNSQIQEAVKILYSAYRQVRFESSVFAP
- a CDS encoding glutamine amidotransferase, with translation MSRTALILRHVSFEDLGHWKSVLESADYILEYIDNGVEELDSRDPLAPDLVIVLGGPISVNDKLDYPFLSDTQRFLSKRLELGMPTLGICLGAQMMAQALGGEVVSQPRVEIGFKALSLSSSGRLGPLRHLEGVPVLHWHGERFTLPEGATALASTDVCPVQGFSFGNTLMGLQFHPEVGSGGFERWLIGHTLELAKADISPENLRQQALLNGPLLKKAGQKLLRDWLAGFAS
- a CDS encoding MOSC domain-containing protein, producing MTQVTVLAGRTVPLVGSDKTSAIAKTPITDSCYLGWEGFEVDEQADRRLHGGVEKAVHHYPFEHYATWQHELGNLSVLRSAGAFGENLSTVGLMEHTVAVGDIFRLGEATLQVSQGRQPCWKLNLRFGVSDMALRLQNSGRTGWYYRVLEPGVVGCGDTLIKLDSPSPGWTLYRIWHSLYVDTLNFDVLSVIAGLDGLSDSWRKIASKRLQTRQVENWNPRLYSR
- the pqqA gene encoding pyrroloquinoline quinone precursor peptide PqqA — its product is MTPEVKEICIALEINDYMPAEF
- a CDS encoding IS481 family transposase, which gives rise to MDIKLHKQATTTPKIRAEIQAAPSSISDSELARQYGVAVSTIRRWRYRDDVQDRPHTRHNLLATLTSEQEEVLIAAREFLRLGLDDLLVVAREFLNPGLSRSGLHRMLKRREVPTLAELSRRDAGDDEKPRHKPFKDYEPGYVHIDIKHLPRMPDEEQKRYLYVAIDRATRWVHLEVRRSQSAKDARAFMKRVEEKAPFQVQTVLTDNGKSFTDRFTRAGERKPSGNHPFDQECQALGIEHRLIKPGRPQTNGMVERFNGRISDVLATRRYTSGEDLEQTLKRYTWLYNHHIPQKALHHQSPIAMMKEWQTKRPELFTKRVVNHTGPDKYMNIQRRLRIRRACNR